From a region of the Leptolyngbyaceae cyanobacterium genome:
- the rnc gene encoding ribonuclease III, translating into MNLVYHRRQKQLESLVQKLGLMPEKWPIKWQLLDLALTHPTFSPEANYEQLEFVGDAVVRLATAEFLWETYPEETVGEFSGLRAELVSDRTLAQIADSYGLETYLLLDKSAAGDVAGRETRLADAIEAVMGALYLSTRSLQLVRPWLDSHLKKFAIEIRNDPARRNYKAALQEFTQSEYKVLPEYQVEELKATRGYPQTFSAIVKILGKQWGTGRGNSKKAAEQAAAKEAFEKLKIKT; encoded by the coding sequence ATGAATCTCGTCTACCACCGCCGTCAAAAGCAACTAGAAAGTTTAGTGCAAAAATTGGGGCTGATGCCCGAAAAATGGCCTATTAAGTGGCAATTACTAGACTTGGCGCTAACTCATCCTACTTTTTCACCAGAAGCTAATTACGAGCAACTGGAGTTTGTGGGAGATGCGGTAGTAAGGTTGGCCACGGCTGAATTTTTATGGGAAACTTATCCAGAAGAAACGGTGGGTGAATTTTCTGGCTTGAGGGCGGAATTGGTGAGCGATCGCACTCTAGCACAAATAGCCGATAGTTACGGCCTGGAAACCTACTTACTATTAGATAAAAGTGCAGCCGGAGATGTGGCGGGACGAGAAACTAGACTGGCAGATGCGATAGAAGCAGTCATGGGTGCGCTCTACCTCAGCACTCGCAGCCTGCAATTAGTGCGTCCCTGGTTAGACTCTCACCTAAAAAAATTTGCCATTGAAATTCGCAACGACCCGGCTCGTCGTAATTATAAAGCCGCTCTCCAAGAATTTACCCAAAGCGAATATAAGGTTTTGCCAGAGTATCAAGTGGAGGAACTCAAAGCTACTCGCGGTTACCCCCAAACTTTTAGTGCGATCGTGAAAATACTAGGTAAACAATGGGGAACCGGACGAGGAAACTCCAAAAAAGCTGCCGAACAAGCTGCTGCGAAAGAAGCTTTTGAGAAATTAAAAATAAAAACTTAA
- a CDS encoding transposase yields MIVREAKLLNGNKSQYQAIDEAIRTAQFIRNKAVSYWMNNQNVGKADLYKLCKDLAKEFDFALKLNSAARQASAERAWASISNFYTRCKKGEKKKGYPKFKKHCRSVEYKVSGWKLSDDCMSIAFTDGFKIGSLSLYCNKETREDLFRLKINRVRVVHRADGYYAQFCFDADRNEVGQYTGNVVGLDLGLKYFIKDQNDNAVIYPQFLRKSERRLQKAQKLLSKKFVKGQKPQSNNYHKARKRLGKIHLKIQRQRKDWAIKQARCVVASNDVVVYEDLQICNMVKNHPLAKSISDASWYQFTQWLNYYGKIWDKAVVAVPPNYTSQDCSSCGHRVKKSLSTRTHSCPNCNMEICRDTNAAINILQKGMKILGIEWNNSTFGQKESASQEGKHGEKTVNTIDGQLEASKQTSVNHELESPTVHGGEYVNYLD; encoded by the coding sequence ATGATAGTAAGAGAAGCCAAGCTATTAAACGGAAATAAGTCTCAGTACCAAGCTATTGATGAGGCAATTCGTACTGCTCAATTTATTAGAAATAAAGCAGTTTCTTATTGGATGAATAATCAAAACGTTGGGAAAGCAGACTTGTATAAGCTGTGCAAAGACTTAGCCAAAGAGTTTGATTTTGCTTTGAAGTTAAACTCAGCCGCTCGTCAAGCCAGTGCCGAAAGAGCATGGGCATCAATCTCTAACTTCTATACTCGTTGCAAAAAAGGAGAGAAAAAGAAAGGATATCCTAAATTCAAAAAACATTGTCGTTCTGTCGAATACAAGGTGTCTGGCTGGAAGTTGTCAGATGATTGCATGAGTATTGCCTTCACCGATGGATTTAAGATTGGGTCATTATCTCTGTACTGCAACAAAGAAACAAGGGAAGACTTATTTAGATTAAAAATAAATCGTGTGCGTGTAGTGCATCGTGCTGACGGGTATTATGCTCAATTTTGCTTTGATGCTGACCGCAATGAAGTTGGTCAATATACTGGCAATGTAGTCGGTTTAGACTTAGGTTTAAAATATTTCATTAAAGACCAGAACGACAATGCTGTTATCTATCCTCAGTTCTTGAGGAAGTCAGAACGCAGACTTCAAAAAGCGCAAAAACTCTTAAGTAAAAAGTTTGTAAAAGGCCAGAAACCACAATCAAACAACTACCATAAAGCGCGAAAAAGATTGGGTAAAATCCATCTAAAAATCCAAAGACAGCGTAAAGATTGGGCAATCAAGCAAGCCCGATGCGTAGTGGCATCTAACGATGTCGTAGTCTATGAGGATTTGCAGATTTGCAACATGGTTAAGAATCACCCCTTGGCTAAATCTATCTCTGACGCTAGTTGGTATCAATTCACCCAATGGTTAAACTACTATGGGAAAATTTGGGATAAAGCAGTTGTGGCTGTTCCTCCAAACTATACATCCCAGGATTGTTCATCTTGCGGTCATCGGGTGAAAAAGTCACTTAGCACCAGGACTCATTCATGCCCCAACTGCAATATGGAAATATGTCGCGATACAAATGCGGCAATTAACATTCTTCAGAAAGGCATGAAAATATTAGGTATAGAGTGGAACAACAGTACCTTTGGGCAAAAGGAATCTGCCTCGCAAGAGGGAAAGCATGGGGAGAAAACTGTCAATACTATTGATGGGCAACTTGAGGCTAGCAAACAGACTTCTGTGAACCATGAATTAGAATCCCCGACCGTTCACGGCGGGGAGTATGTCAATTATTTAGACTAA